From a single Collimonas pratensis genomic region:
- a CDS encoding aromatic ring-hydroxylating oxygenase subunit alpha, giving the protein MSIPDLQPDCASACHAVAGDDETPVDGLLEQWFVACTEGELGRDKPLGVKILGLGIVLFRLRSGMAVALVDQCVHRGTRLSVGKIADDCLVCPYHGWRYDAQGQVVHIPTIDGCQPGAASSGHQFRQRQLQLRQQDGLIWVYRGNGVASRPPFRMPFYAEKPWQSYFMVNTFDGDISMLAQNFMDVPHTVFVHDGIFRSSRGSAMEAIVALKAESVEVTYHDSQDKIGMLDWLTNPKRESLVHTDCFFAPNVTRCDYSWGDLSSFLIVSQITPIDARRSRVYTYIAYRFPLPGWVLWALKPLLHLYTHIVIQQDVRIMRAHQQGLDNAAGFEPHNVRADIVHVGIERLLAAVRRGETVPEARQGVKPMRFEL; this is encoded by the coding sequence ATGTCGATCCCAGATTTGCAACCGGACTGCGCCAGCGCTTGCCACGCTGTTGCCGGCGATGATGAAACACCCGTTGATGGCCTGCTTGAACAATGGTTCGTCGCCTGCACTGAAGGGGAACTGGGGCGAGACAAGCCGCTCGGGGTGAAGATACTCGGCCTCGGTATTGTGTTGTTTCGCCTGCGTAGCGGCATGGCCGTGGCGCTCGTTGACCAATGCGTGCACCGTGGCACACGATTGTCTGTTGGCAAGATCGCCGACGATTGTCTGGTTTGTCCGTATCACGGCTGGCGTTACGATGCTCAGGGCCAGGTGGTGCATATTCCCACCATTGACGGCTGCCAGCCTGGGGCCGCGTCGAGCGGTCATCAATTCCGTCAACGTCAGTTGCAACTGCGTCAACAAGATGGGTTGATCTGGGTCTACCGCGGCAACGGCGTCGCCTCTCGGCCGCCCTTCCGCATGCCGTTCTATGCGGAAAAGCCGTGGCAGTCTTATTTCATGGTGAACACCTTCGACGGCGATATCAGTATGTTGGCGCAAAATTTCATGGATGTGCCACATACCGTGTTCGTGCACGATGGCATCTTCCGCTCGAGTCGCGGTAGCGCTATGGAAGCGATAGTGGCGCTGAAAGCGGAAAGTGTCGAGGTCACCTATCACGACAGTCAGGACAAGATTGGCATGCTGGACTGGCTCACCAATCCGAAGCGCGAGTCGCTGGTCCATACCGACTGTTTTTTCGCGCCCAATGTTACGCGTTGCGACTACTCGTGGGGCGATCTGTCGAGTTTCCTTATCGTTAGCCAGATCACACCTATAGATGCGCGGCGCTCGCGCGTCTATACCTACATTGCCTATCGCTTCCCGCTGCCAGGCTGGGTGCTGTGGGCGCTAAAGCCATTGCTCCATCTCTACACGCACATTGTGATTCAGCAGGACGTGCGGATCATGCGGGCGCACCAGCAGGGTCTGGATAACGCGGCTGGGTTCGAGCCACACAACGTCCGCGCCGATATCGTTCACGTGGGCATCGAACGCCTGCTGGCTGCAGTCAGGCGCGGCGAGACAGTGCCGGAGGCGCGGCAGGGCGTGAAGCCGATGCGCTTTGAGCTTTAG
- a CDS encoding fatty acid desaturase has translation MPVFPSPAELHQILPFSAAARPWRLVRYACTDWLVIALCWTTMVLVQHPIIYVLGLLLIAGRLQALGVILHDACHLPPRRRTIAFIIIEALAGWPIGSTISAMRYHHLRHHRAVCTPEDPYLHHHAARGGWIKRVMMLRGALLPVWWPLRTLMAPLALVWPAFRPWYARGFLQERSKRDLRQHPEVIACARADLSHCIAYLLVITAIVHWQLPFFTYYGLPWILAGIMNANRVLIEHDHVENGERSQQAVWAMTHTCHYGWLGKLVLFPRNIGFHQVHHVYPALALEHLPAVHRHILSRLEISSPKT, from the coding sequence ATGCCTGTCTTTCCATCACCCGCCGAACTGCATCAAATTCTGCCGTTTTCCGCAGCCGCCAGACCATGGCGGCTGGTCCGCTATGCCTGCACCGACTGGTTAGTTATTGCCCTATGCTGGACGACAATGGTGCTGGTCCAGCACCCGATTATCTATGTCCTGGGATTACTGCTCATCGCGGGACGCCTACAGGCGCTAGGCGTGATCCTGCACGATGCCTGCCACCTTCCGCCACGTCGCAGGACGATCGCGTTCATCATTATCGAGGCACTCGCTGGCTGGCCGATCGGCTCCACGATCAGCGCCATGCGCTACCATCATCTGCGCCACCATCGCGCGGTCTGCACACCTGAAGATCCCTACCTTCACCACCATGCAGCACGTGGCGGCTGGATCAAGCGCGTCATGATGCTGCGTGGTGCGTTGCTGCCCGTCTGGTGGCCGTTGCGCACCCTGATGGCACCGCTTGCACTGGTCTGGCCGGCGTTTCGGCCGTGGTATGCACGAGGCTTCCTGCAGGAACGCTCAAAACGCGATCTGCGCCAACATCCTGAGGTCATCGCATGCGCGCGCGCAGATCTGTCCCATTGCATCGCCTATCTGCTCGTTATCACGGCGATTGTCCATTGGCAATTGCCTTTCTTCACATATTACGGGCTGCCGTGGATTCTTGCCGGCATCATGAATGCAAATCGCGTACTTATCGAACATGATCACGTTGAAAACGGAGAGCGTTCACAACAGGCCGTGTGGGCAATGACCCACACTTGCCACTACGGCTGGTTGGGCAAGCTCGTGCTATTCCCGCGCAACATAGGCTTTCACCAGGTTCATCACGTATACCCGGCGCTTGCGCTTGAGCATCTGCCTGCGGTGCATCGGCACATACTTAGCCGTCTTGAAATCTCTTCGCCGAAAACCTGA